The sequence AGAATCTGCTGCTGGATCCAGAGACCGCTGTGCTCAAGCTCTGTGACTTTGGCAGGTGAGACTCAGCAACCTCAGGCATGTTCAGTCCATGATAAATAATAGACCATGTAAGGCGCATTTAAGCTCcttttatgtcaaaatatatatactttcaCTTTAAACATTGTGACCATCACTTCCGACGTACTTTCGTGTGTAGATGGCATTAGAGgacagagtcaaaagtttctgacaacaacaaaaacagtcttaataatgtactttttaacaGAGGCAGTGTTGTAGACAGTGGCGGTCTGTGATGGACATTGCCCGACAGCTCGCTGCGAGCAGCACTGGTGTGTTTTTAGCTTAATGTTTAAGGTGTTTGTGAAATGCTAACCAGCAAAAATGATAGTAAACGCTAACCCCACATTCACTCTCAGTTTGACAGACAATAGAGTTCTTCAGGGATGAAGTTTTTATGTAGGCAGATGGGGAAGTTAGTGTTGCCCTGGTTCCCgtatcaaaaagcctatgggatttatCCATCGGATTTTTGATTATTGCAGAAagtaagctctgtggtaaacaaacatacagtatatgatacTTCAACATCTTGTTCAGCAAGATagtcttcacaaatgaacaccactttctgGGTTTTGGAAGCCTAAATTTagtcaccagaagtaaaaagctattgctaggctaTAAACGAACAGCACCACGGTTGTGTCGCCACtgctacgaggctgtaaagctgtgttcagcGCGGACTGGGGTATTTACTTACGTATTTTGTGTCGTAgagcaaaacatgaaagtctcttcagcttgtgttgatgacagaccttatttcaggcttctaagcaaaaacccattcaaaaaacctatTGACTTTTAGATGAGGGAGCAAGAGGTGCTAAAATGCAAactgatttctgggttttaggactcattctttggggttttttataCGCTCCTGTGCTCTGGCGGTAAACTGAGATATATGTGCATGTTTATGTAGGGAgtttgaatgttgcaaaatgttCCCCCACATTTTCAGCGATTAACTGAAAAGGTTTCCCAGAGAAATTTATAAAAAGCAAATGGATAGTAGTTTGGTATTTTACTGTCACACACTCGTCTTAATctcaagactttttttaggttCATATTACCTGTCTTTTTGCCTAAAAGCAGCAGAATttgatgaaggtgatgatgatgatgatgtgctTTGATTTTGTGTGCAGTGCTAAGCAGCTGGTCCGCGGGGAGCCTAATGTGTCCTACATCTGCTCTCGCTACTATCGAGCCCCTGAGCTCATCTTTGGTGCCACTGACTACACCTCCAGCATAGGTAAGCTCACTCCAGCTGTTACAACATTTAACCCTCAAGCCACTCAAAAgtcttaataataaaatatcatcagaTGTTCTGTATGAATGCTTCTCATTTTGACTCACTGTGGCtgtctctggcttttttttttgctacaacTGACTCCTTTGCCTTTTGGTGACCTGCCTTTTCCTCTTTAGATGTGTGGTCAGCCGGCTGCGTGCTGGCAGAGCTGTTGCTAGGACAACCAATCTTTCCTGGTGACAGTGGAGTGGATCAGTTGGTTGAAATTATCAAGGTAATGACCGGGGTGACCCACAGGATGTTAAAGTCTTTATATATGATCTGCTTCCTTTTCACAAGTGATGAGGGATTCAGgttaaagacatattttgtcCTGTTCTTCTCTCTCCTGTTCTTTCCAGGTTCTCGGCACCCCGACCCGAGAGCAGATCCGAGAGATGAACCCCAACTACACCGAGTTCAAATTCCCCCAGATTAAGGCACATCCTTGGACTAAGGTGAGTCAACAGGTACAGGAGCCCTTTTACTTCTCTAAGATCAACCGCTGCTGCATCTTTTGTCTCCATGCTTGTGTTGTTTCTGCATGCTGCTCCACAGCCATCCAACATCATTACATCCAAGCAACAGAGCTGCAAGAGGCTGTAATCAGCCCACACCTGCACTTAGTTCTTTAGACCATGACTGATAAAACATAATCTAAACACTCAGCCTTACACAGCGTTGTCACAAATCtcttttttagtagtttttaaGTTGCACGTGTCACATTCTGAGATTGCTATGAAACAATTTGAAGAGTCCCTTTGTTCCTTTGTGAATATCCGTGAGAGAGGCAGCAGCTGTCCCATTTGCATTGTTGATACGGCATGAAGATTTCATTAGTTGTCTGTGGATTCATTAAATGATTTAACATTCTTTATCtatcaagataaaaaaaaaaatacactcacGGGCTACTTTATGAGGTACATCTTGACTTTTCTGCTTAGGACCCCCTTTTTTGCCTTTAGAACTGCCTTAAGTCTTTGAAGAATGTTTTCAGCACCTCGGTGAATCCATGCCACAGAGATTTTGCTCCAAATTGGCATGATAGCATCATAGAGTTGCTGCAGATAAGTTGGCTGCACATCCATGATGTCAGTCTTTGTTCCATAACTCCCCAAAGGTGCTCTGCTGGATATAGATGTGGTGATTTAAGTACAGCTCAATGCTGTGTGCAAGGAACCGTGATGATTTGAGCTTTGTGACATTGGCGTGTTATCCTGCTGGAAGTAGCTGTGAGAAAATGGGTACACTGTGTTCATAAAGGGATGAACACGGTCAGCAACAATACTGGGCTAGAGCTGTGGTATTTTAAAGGTGCTTGAAGTGGCCCAAATTGTGCCCAAGAAAATATCCTCCTCAGTGTAACACCACCGCCAGCCTCAACCGTTGATACAGTGCATGATGGATGATATTTACGCCAAATTCTGACCCAACCAACCAAAAGTCTCATCAGAAATGGACTTCTCAAACCAGACAATGATTTTCCAATCTTCTGTTGTCCAATTTTGGAGAACCTGTGCGAATTGTAGCCTCTGTTTCCTGTTCTTAGCTGACAGCAGTGGCACCTGGTgtggtcttctgctgctgtagccCATCTGCTTCAAGGTTTGATGCGTTGTGCGTTCAGAGATGCTCCTCGGCGTACCTCAGTTGTAATGAGCTGGAACCAGTCTGGCCATTTTCCTCTGACCTCTGCCATCAACAAGGCAGACAAATGCCCCTTactggatattttctctttttcagacttttctctCTAAACGTGAGAGAAGgttgtgtgtgaaaatataGCGCAGCAGTTTCTGAGACGTGCAAACCAGCTCGTCCGGCAACATCAATCATGCCACTTTCAATGTCACTTAAAAGGCCTTTCTTCTCTTTTCGGAAGCTTTGTTGGGACCTCAGTAGATCGTCTTCACCATGTCTTAATGCTTAACTGCACTGAGCTTGCTGTCATGTGATTAGCTGATTAGATATCTGCGTTATCATGAACAGCCGCACAGGTGTACCTGATGAAGCGGTCAGTGAGTTTGAGTTTCTTTATCGTTCTTGACTATTTGTTGCTTTTGGTTTTTGCTCTTAAAGAGCAGCTGCATCCTGCTCAGTCAGTCCTTACTCCGTTCTGCTTTATCCGTCAGTTTATTAGAGACAGGTTGATCTGTCAAAATCAGACAGTCACATAAGTTCTCCACACCATGCGCTCGTCTGAGTGCATGTTTTAAgtcaatgtgaaaataaataggTGGGAAACAGCAGAGGAACATTCTCTCTTCCTGGCTCTCCCTCAGCAGTCCCACCCACAGCTCTTGCATTGGATCACAGATTCATCCAATCAGCAGGCAGCAACAGCGGGTCTTCCCGTTGGCCTCTTGGGCGCCATGTTGTGGTCACTCTGTGCAACTGTGTTCAGTCAGCACtactgtgctgctgcagcaacCAAAGCTATTCATTCAGACATACCCCTTCAAGATAACTAAAACATCTAACTGATAACAGCAGGtttcataaaacacactaaagATATTGTTCTCATTTTCTGACAcaagctcattttgtgtgtgtgtgtgtgtgtgtgtgtgtgtgtgtgtgtgtgtgtgtaacaacaCTGGaatttccacttttgttttacAGCACTTGACAGCAGACTTCATATGATCTCTACTGACGTCCATATTTGTGTCTAACTGTTGTTCAGGTGTTCCGGCCGCGTACGCCTCCGGAGGCCATCGCCCTGTGCTCTCGCCTGCTGGAGTACACACCCACGGCCCGCCTCACCCCTCTAGAGGCCTGCGCACACTCCTTCTTTGACGAGCTGCGCGACCCCAACGTCAAACTGCCCAACGGGAGAGAGAAGCCCTCCCTCTTCAATTTCACCACCCAGGGTATGCACATATACAGACATTGCATTTATTAGTAGAGAGGTAAACTTTCATTTGGAACTGAGACTAAAGCTGTTGCCAGAATATTTGCTTCAAAAATTGAATTACAATTGTGTATTTCAACAAATTGTGTAGCTGCCTCTTTCTATGAGTAAGTGTCTTCATTCAGGAGTTGCAGGAAACTGTATACAAACATGACCTTGTAGCTTGTTCTCTCTCTTCCAGAGTTATCCAGTAATCCCTCTTTGGCCTCCATACTCATCCCTGCTCACGCCCGCAGCCAGGCCGCCGCCTCTACCCCAACCAACACCTCTGCCACCACAGGTTAGACCCACACTTCCTCCAACAAGCGCTCTTTTCTGCAGCCATCCAAAAGTGTTACGCTTTAGTGGTCATTATATATCTTTTCAAGTTTGGTAGATTTTAACTTGTGCTTAAAGTTGGTGCATAAAAAGCTCTGTGGGAACGAAACGCTGCTTTGTAAATTGTTGCTTTGACCAGAAGGTTGACTGTTTACTATTTCCACATCATTGCAAAATGcattcacacatttacaccTGGGAGCTGCCTAAACCGTCTTGTAAATGATGGTCACTATGCTGCTCCAGTTGGATATTAAGGGTCTTGCTCATGAGCTTTGACTCATAGCAGTAGCTGACATGTGAGTGAATTGGAGCGGTGAGAATTTCCTCTGCTCCACGCTCAACTCAGATTACGCCTCACTTCACTCAAATCAGTCAGTCGCTCGCTCAGTTTTCTTCGTGAACTCCATTGTCAAGCTTGCAGCAGCCAGTTTtttggaagaagaaaaagtgtgtgtgagagagagagcaataCATTAATGCATTTCAATGTAGGGCATGCCTTGGCTGCAAATGGCAAACTTACAGGGTGCGTTCTGAATCGCATAATAAATCTTTTTACTTTAAGTCAAGTTAAATAAGATAAAGTTCAGTGAACTTTGACACTCTTACTTATGTATACATTACCATGGAGATCAAAGAAAACACCATTCGTGGAGCTCGTCAGATGCGGAGATCAATCTGTAGAGATCTGCTGTGGTTACTTGGGAATGTATGTAGTTTAATCCTCAAGCTATAACTGCATACATTGTGGACTCAAACATTTTATCCTACTAAAATTAGCCTACAAATGCATTTCTCTattactgttttgttattttttgtctttgttggtaATATTTATGATTACTTTGTTAACTTAAACAGTTAATATATAATACAGTTATATTACTTTTCAACTCCACACCATCAGTCACTTGTATGCACTGTCATTCGTCACTGCAGCTTTTATCAGCTGTCAATGAGCTTTCATCTGTTAGCGGTTCAGTCAATGTGACGTATCCTGGGTCAGAATACCCAGAAAAGTTtgctggcttgcatactgcaaaatctgacTGGACGTAACAAAACATCCTGGTATCTTTGGTATGTTGCAGCAGATATATTATGTACTGGGACATACTAAGTCTTTTTCTggcatactatatagtatgatAGTATAGGAATTGGAATGCACAGACAGTGTGAGAGTTACCAGTGCAGAATAGGATTGAGATGGTAATATAAGGCATAAGGCAGTGCTCAAACTTTTTAGAAAATCTACTCTGTGCTCCATTCAAAATGCTTAGGCTCATGCTTTGCTCCGTTCACATGCTCCTAATAGCTGAGGAATGGAATGAGCTTTTTAAGACGGATTTATACCCAGAAGTAGAGCCTGCGTACTAACTCTAAACCAGCCTTTCTCATTCCCTTTCCCTGCCTATATTTCTCCAATAAACTCTTTAAACGCTTTAAAGGTAGTTTATTGCAGGACATGTTCTAcccatccctctctctgtgtctttgtcacATTTAACCACCCTTATCCACCAATCTAAGTAATTCTTTGactgtaaatggtaaatggacttgcactttTTTAGTGCTTTTCCAGTCTTCCGACCACTCAGAGTGCTTTTTACacaacatgtcacattcacccattcacacactggtggacGAGGCTGTCATACGTGCTGCCCCCTGCTACTCATGCTGCGTTCCATTGCAAGTCGGAAGTCCATAATCCCGCGGCGGTTTTTCTGACTTCAGATCTAAATGTGTTCCAGTTCATCTGCTCGGGAAAACATGGATGCCCGCAGAAAACTCATGTTTGATTGGCTAGCCTCTGAACATCAGAAGCATGTACTGAGGACCTACATGAG is a genomic window of Plectropomus leopardus isolate mb chromosome 10, YSFRI_Pleo_2.0, whole genome shotgun sequence containing:
- the gsk3ba gene encoding glycogen synthase kinase-3 beta isoform X2, whose amino-acid sequence is MSGRPRTTSFAESCKPVPQPSAFGSMKVSRDKDGGKVTTVVATPGQGPDRPQEVSYTDTKVIGNGSFGVVYQAKLCDSGEMVAIKKVLQDKRFKNRELQIMRKLDHCNIVRLRYFFYSSGDKKDEVYLNLVLDYVPETVYRVARHYSRAKQTLPMVYVKLYMYQLFRSLAYIHSFGICHRDIKPQNLLLDPETAVLKLCDFGSAKQLVRGEPNVSYICSRYYRAPELIFGATDYTSSIDVWSAGCVLAELLLGQPIFPGDSGVDQLVEIIKVLGTPTREQIREMNPNYTEFKFPQIKAHPWTKVFRPRTPPEAIALCSRLLEYTPTARLTPLEACAHSFFDELRDPNVKLPNGREKPSLFNFTTQELSSNPSLASILIPAHARSQAAASTPTNTSATTDGSSTERGPSTTTASASASNSTS
- the gsk3ba gene encoding glycogen synthase kinase-3 beta isoform X1 is translated as MSGRPRTTSFAESCKPVPQPSAFGSMKVSRDKDGGKVTTVVATPGQGPDRPQEVSYTDTKVIGNGSFGVVYQAKLCDSGEMVAIKKVLQDKRFKNRELQIMRKLDHCNIVRLRYFFYSSGDKKDEVYLNLVLDYVPETVYRVARHYSRAKQTLPMVYVKLYMYQLFRSLAYIHSFGICHRDIKPQNLLLDPETAVLKLCDFGSAKQLVRGEPNVSYICSRYYRAPELIFGATDYTSSIDVWSAGCVLAELLLGQPIFPGDSGVDQLVEIIKVLGTPTREQIREMNPNYTEFKFPQIKAHPWTKVSQQVFRPRTPPEAIALCSRLLEYTPTARLTPLEACAHSFFDELRDPNVKLPNGREKPSLFNFTTQELSSNPSLASILIPAHARSQAAASTPTNTSATTDGSSTERGPSTTTASASASNSTS